ACCGTGCCAATCATACTGAAACTCACCTACCAACCTTGTAACGAGACGGAGTGTTTGTTGCCGCAGACGTTAGAGGTTCCGCTAAAGTTATCTAATAGATAAAAAATTTGACACACGCGTTTTTTTAGGTATAATAGAACAAACTTAACGCAAGGAGACCTACAATGAAAATTGTTATCTCGATTTACACCACAATTTTTTTCTTAGCGATGACAAGTGTTATCGCATTTGCCAATATCGTTCCAGACCCTGTGCTCTATCTCAATGCTGCTGACAATCCTGCCCATCCAGATGCTTGGGAGAACCTCGGTACCGAAGGCGGGGAGTTGCTTCCTGCAGATAACGCGCCAGAACTCGAAGAAGGGACGATTAAAATTCCGGCACTCGGTATCGACCAGCCGAACGTGAAATATTACACAGCCAAGGAGTCGCATTCAACCTTTGGCGGACCACCACAGAAAAATACACCGCTGTTTTTTGAGGACTGGACGTTGGAATTCCTCTGTAGGCGTAATGGGGATTTCTTTGTGGAAGAGCACCACTTCGCCGGTTTCCAGAACAGTCCAAGAGAAGGCAAACAGGGAATTCGGCTTTGGATAGTCGGTGGTCAGAATTTGGATGCCTCTATCCACGCCAAGGGTGCTAAGCAGGGGGTTCAACCGCTTAATCTCGTGCTTAATCAAGGTGAATGGACGTGGATAGCCGTTGTCGGAACGAGCGGGGACTCAATCGTGGCGTATCAAGACGGCAAAGAGGTCAGCAAACAAGCCGGTTTTGAGTTTGATAAAGGGTTACCGATAAATGACATCTCGATCGGTGCTAATTCTTTCGATGAACGTCGTCGGACTTTCAACGGTTCGTTTGCGATTGTTCGAGCGTATGATAAAGCACTCACAGAAGCGGAGATTAATCAAAACATCTCTGGCACCTTTGCTGTCGATCCCGCAGACAAACTCTCAACGACTTGGGCGAGCGTAAAGGACGGTTATCGATAGTCTGTAGGGGCGAGGAATGTAATAAGAAGGAATGGAAATGTAATACAGGGACCGGATTTAGTCTATTCCCAGACTAAATCCGGTCTATTTAAAGACCAAATCCCCTCGTCCCTATTACAGTTCATCAACATGCGTCCGAATCTTCTGAAACGCATCTAAAATAGACTGCATATCGTCAGTATCCCCCAGAAACATAGCGTGTGTGAAACTACAGACCTCTTCCCGATAGACCTGCTCTGCATTCGGACAGTTGAGCGTGCTGTAATCAATCGCTTGTTCCCCGAGGTATTTGCGGGGTAGACCGAGTTGGTCGAACAGTTCTGGGTTCCCGAACGGACCTTCGTTATAGATAGGTTCGCCGTGCGCACCAACCCCACATGAAACGCCTTCCGCTCGGAGTGCCTCCAGAAACCGATTGCGTGAGATACCACCGAACTCCTCAGATACGAATCGGAAGTCCCAATAATAGAAACACCATCGCGTGACGCGTGCGTCGCGCGGAATCGGATGAACCCCGTCTATCGCCTCCATACCTTTGGAAAGATAGGCTATGTTGCGTTCGCGCGTCTCTATCTGTTCTTCAAACCGCTCCAATTGACTCAGTAAGAGTGTGGCTTGGAAGTTGTTCATCCGCATGTTCAGCTGCGCGAAGCGTCCCGCGCTTTCTGCAAGAGATTCGTCATTTGTCAGCACCATTCCACCTTCACCACAGGTGAGTGTCTTTCCCATCTGGAAGCTGAACGCACCGAGGTGTCCGATGGAACCCATCCCTTTTCCACGCCACTGTGAACCGTGTGCATGTGCGCAGTCCTCAATCACTTTGAGGTTGTGCCTATCAGCAATTTCCATAATCGCGTCCATGTCGGCGGGATAGCCGCCGTTATGCACCGGAATAATTGCCCGTGTTCGCGGGGTGATCGCTTTTTCAATAGCGTCAGGTGCGATGTTGTATGTGAGCGGATCAATGTCAACAATCACCGGCACGGCATTGACGCAGACAGCCGATGTTCCGGTTGCCACAAATGTGAGTGCCGGAACGATAACTTCATCGCCCGCACTAACGCCTGCAGCCTTTAGGGCGCATTGTAACGCCACAGTCCCGTTTGCGAGTGGAATCCCGTATTTTGCATCCTGAAACGCCGCGAACTTCTCACCGACTTCATCAACTTTCTCGCGTCGGTTCCACGCACCGCTCCGCAAGGTTTCCAATAGTGCGTTCTCTTCGGTTTCATCAAAAATGGGCCAGCTCTTCCCCAAACTCCCTTTTACAACAGGTTCACCCCCGTTGATTGCTAACTTGGTTTCCATGTTTCTGTCCCCCGACTTATGCGTTGGTGTTATGGGTAGTTTGGATTTTAACACCTCATTCCTTTTTTGTCAATTTGATATGAGCATGCTTTCTTCTTGTAGATTTGCTCAGAATCGGTTATAGTTGTTTTCAGAAACCTTAATTCACTTCGGAAGCTATGCAATCAACGAACCAAACCCTCACTGCGATTGAAGGCATTACGGTCGGTCATGTCACGAATACAACTGCTCGGACGGGTTGCACCGTTATCCTCTGCCCAGCAGGTGCAACAGCAGGTGTTGATGTGCGGGGTGCTGCACCCGGCACACGCGAAACAGAAGCACTGCGTTCCGGACGCTTAGTTCAAAAAGCATACGCGGTGTTACTCACAGGCGGAAGTGCTTTTGGCTTAGATGCTGCGGGTGGTGTTGTCCAGTATCTTGAGGAACAAAACGTTGGGTTCCCCGCAGGTTCCGTTCGTGTGCCGATTGTTCCGGCTGCCGTTATTTTCGACTTGAGTGTTGGTGATGCGGAAGTCCGTCCTGATCGAGCAATGGGGTATCAGGCGTGCTTGAATGCTACCGATGCACCTGTGGCGATGGGTGCTATTGGGGCAGGCACGGGTGCAACGGTCGGCAAGGCTCCGGGGGTTACGTCTTCTCCGGGGGGTGTGGGTTCGGCGTGTGTCCGTCTTGATTCCGGGTTGATTGTCGCTGCGATTGCAGTTGTCAACGCACTTGGGAATGTTGTGGATCCGACAACAGGAGAAATCCTCGCAGGCGGGACGGAAAACGGCAATTTCGTGGACATCACTGAACGGCTGTTAGCTGCGAATAATATAGTTCGAGGAACAAACACGACTATTGGCGTTGTGGCGACGAATGCGACGCTTACCCCCGCGGAAGTGAATCGGGTTGCAGAGATGGCGCACGATGGCATGGCGCGTGCGATTCGTCCAGCGCATACGATGTTTGATGGCGACACACTTTTTGCCCTCGCCACGGGATCGCACACTGGGAGCAGCGTGAATACTGTCGGCATTTTGGCTGCGGAAGTCGTCGCAGGGGCGATTGTTAACGCCGTGACTGCCTAAATCGGTTGTCCGTGCATTGCCTCTGGGATGTCCATACTGAATTCCTTTAGGACTGTTGGGGCAATATCGTATAGATGCTTCGGAGGCACCTGTCCACGCGCTTGTTCCCCATTTTTGAGAATAAACATACCCGTCTCTGCGTGGTTGCAGTCGTCGGGACCGGTGTCATTCTCATAGGTATAGATGCTGTTGTATCCGACGCTTCCGACTGAACGCCAAAAGAGATTGCCGAAGTAGACGATGAGATCGGGTGGAATGTTTCGGCATTCCCGATATACCTCTTCGGGTTTGAAAACACGCGTATTGATGTTTTGTCCTGTCGCATCTACAATTGCTTCGAGTTGCGCCTTCAATTCGTCGCGAACGCTTTCGTAATCTTGAGGACTGACGGTTCCGTGGGGTTCTCTACCTTCAACGTTTATAAAGATGCGTGCGTAATATCCGCCTTCTCCCCACGCCTTTGTGTTCTTCCAATCTACTAAATCTGCCGACCACCTTGTAATCCCTTGTGGTTCGGTTTTAAGCGTCAGATATCCGTGCTGTCTGAGCCATTCGTTGACACAGATACCGCCGTCCATCCGTTTTGCGCCGTGATCAGAGACGACCATTATAGTAGTGTCGTCATCAACGCATGCTAACGTTTTTCCGAGTTCAGCGTCGAGGGTGCGATAATAGTTCCGCATCGTCTCCGAAAACGGGGAATTCGGTTCGTACTCCCGATGTGTTTTATCCCAAAACCGCCAGAAAGCGTGGTGGAGCCGGTCAGACCCCATTTCAACCATCGTGAAGAAATCCCAATCTTTGGACACCAGCAGATGGCGTGCGAGTTTGAAGCGTTCGGCGGTCATTTTGAGGAGTTGTTGTTCCAATTCGGCACGCCGATCGGTCCGGAAATTGGGGATGTCAATCATATAATCGCTGGCGACTTGATTAATTTCCCGCGTCAGTCGTCTCGGAAAGGTCCAGTGGGCATTGCGGTTGGGTGTGAGGAAACTGGTGACCATCCACCCTTGAAAGGGTCTGGCGGGGTAGGTGAGAGGAACTCCCAAAACGACGGATTTCTTTTTCGCTTTTCCTAAGAAATCCCAGAGGGTAGGGACTTGGACGGCGTGAGAATTGGCGATGGTTAGGGAATCGTAGGAATAATCCTTGCGATTGCGAAACCCGTAGACACCGAGTTCACCCGGGTCTCGGCTCGTCATCATACACATCCACGCCGGCACAGTAATAGGTGGGATCGTGCTTTCCAGTTCGCCGTAGATGCCTTCTGCCATCAGGCGACGCGTGTTGGGCATGTCGTCTTTGAATGCCTCAAAGACGAGTTCGGGTGCGGCACAATCCCAACCGATAATAAGAACGCGTTTTTTCATTCTTTTACGCTTTGCTATAACCTACTGTTCTGTCAACTTTCAAGTGATGAGGAAACCCCAGTTCGTAGTAGTGCGATTTATCGCACGTCAGAAACGGGCAATGAATTGCCCTACTACGAACTACCTGTCAGTTTAGATGTGACAGACTCCTACCTGCAAGTGGGACTGCGTAAGTCCTATATAAATCACGGTTTGTGATCGGTATTAACAGGTGGTTCGTCGTTGTTAAGGAACCGCTCAACGGTATTTCTCGTTGCCGGACGCGTACGGAAATCGGCAACCCACGGTTCACGGAAGTACGCCTGCTTTTCACGCGGTAAAGCGGACAGCACTGCAGGCGGAATCCGTAGACGGTGCCAGTGGGTCGCGAGGTGCGCATAAGCGTTTAGCACTGCCACACGTGGGGTCTCCCGTTGCCACACGGGACCGGCGTGACAGAGGTTCTCCGTGAAGAAGATTGCACTGCCAGCGGGGCATTCGTAACCCATCAGGAACGGACTCCGCTTCCCGTCCTCTAAGGACATGTGATCGGGATGCATCGGGAAGTTGGATTTGTGGCTACCTGCGATAAAGTGTGTCGCCCCATCGTTTTTGGAAATATCTGTCAGTTCAAAGACGACGCGTACCATGCCAGCGTGGATCTGTCCGTTGTTGACGCGATACCCGAAGATCGGATCCGCCTGTCTGGGGCCACCACCGTGGAGTTCACCGTGCCGCCGTCCTTTTTCACGCCAGACAGAGAAGCAGCTCTCTAACCGGACCTCGGGTCCGATGATTTCGTGTAGAACTTCGAGGACTTTGGGATGATCAATTAAGACGCTCGCGGGTCCACCGGGTACAGCACGGTGTTCCGGTGGTAAGGACTCTTTGTCGTGATGTATTCGGTCGAGCTGATCAACGATCGCATCTATTTCATCGCGTGCAAGGATCGCGGGACGCACGAGGAATCCGGTTAAGTCAAATCGAAATTTTTCTTCATCAGTCATGGGTTGATACCTCCTCTAATTAGAAATTTATGCCCAGCGTGGGTTTCTTCCACCAAACCGTTGTTCGCTAATGTTCCACAACTCCGATAAGCCGAGTTGTCGGATGTGTTCCACTCCCGGCAAGAATGGATCGTTTACCCGAGTGAGCCACGCTTGAAGTTCGGCTTCAAGTTCTGTCCGAAGGTCTTGTGAATCTTCGTTGTTAATGAGGTTGTTCAACTGATACGGGTCATTGTCGTTATCGTAGAGGAGCCATCCCGTTCCGTCGTAATGGCGTGCGTAGGTGTGGCGATGCGTTCGGACCCCGCGCCACTCGCGAATGCCGAAGTTAAAACCTTCGCTTCCGTGCAATGGGACACCAAGGAACACAGACTGCGGTTCGTCAATTGCCTTACCGAGCATTGCGTCCGAGAGGTCAATACCTTCGACCGCTTCTGGAATCGGTAGGTCACACAGAGAAAGCATTGACGGCATGAAATCGACGAGGCTGAGCAAGGTGTCGCGGGTAACGCCTGCAGGGATTTTACGGGGCCAACGGATCATAAAAGGAATGCGGGCGGATTCCTCCCATGGACGCTCTTTTCTGACGTGTCCGTGGCTTCCGAGCATATCGCCATGGTCGGACGTGTAGACGAGGATTGTGTCTTCAGCAATACCCATTTCGTCGAGGGCAGCCATCAGACGTCCAAGATTTTCATCAAGGGCAGTGGTGTGTGCATAGTAGCCAGAAATATCTTCGCGAGTCGCGGGTGTATCTACGGCGTTCGGTCGTAACTGGATATCCTCTGGTGGATACATTGCCTTGTAGCGTTCCGGTACATGCTCATAAGGGTTATGTGGCGGTCCCCAACTCATGTAGAGACAAAAAGGTTCATCAACGTGCTGACGGCAATATTCAATCGCTTTATCGGTCTGGAATTCGGGTTCGTAGCCGTCAATCTGCATCTGATTGCCGTCAGAATCGTGGTAGGGCGCGTTGAAATAGTTGTGGTGGCAGTTCCATCCGATCCAGTCGTTGAAACCGAACCGCATCTCGGGTGTAATGAACTTGTCTCTCGGCATGCCACCGAGATGCCATTTGCCGATATAACCGGTTGCGTACCCTGCGTCTCTGAAGATCTCGGCGATGCCGGTTTCTGTCAAAGGGAGTGGTAGATCGTTGGAGACGGCTTTGTGATTCAACGGGTATTTGCCCGTCATGAGGCATCCACGCGCAGGCACACATATCGGGACGTTGGTGAAGGTGTTGGGAAAGAACATTCCATCTTGTGCGAGTTGATCCATCGCAGGGGTCTGTACTTGCGGGTTGCCTGCACAACCAACGTCGCACTGGCGGTGTTGGTCACCGAAAACAAAGATGAGATTAGGTTTACGTATGTTTTCCATTTTTTTATTTATTGCTCCTGGGCATCGTTCCACTTCGTTTCACGATGGTTTCTGGTGAATCCCAACGCAATTAAAGATATGCACGCTTTTTAAAACTTTCCTTAATGTTAAAAGCAAAGCAACCTAACGGCTGATTACTATTCCTACGCTTGCATCCATGTGTAAATTTGGCGAAGTGTGCCTTCACTTTGGGTCCACAGTCGCCGCTTCAGCGGAGAAATTACCTTTGTATAGCTGGCGAAATCTGTCCGAACAGCACGATACTGTTCCTTGTGCGCAATGAGTCCTTTATTTTCTCGTGGCGATGCGCCGAAATCTACCCACTCGTCCTTTTCATGGCACGTCTGTGTGATGATATAGTGAAAAATTGCATTATTCGGACGGTATTTCAAGAATGCTGGCACGGATGCCTCACACCACAACGTCACAGTCTTGTTGAAGCGCAAGTAGAGCAGTCCTGCGATAATCGTTCCGCGATACGTGGCAACAGCGAGTTTAGCGACTTTTTGCTGGAGCAGCACCTGCATAAGCGAACGCGGCTTCGGCGTTCCGCCTAACCGTCGGACGGTCATGAGATACATTTCGTAGAATGTGGATAACGCCGCTTCGCTGTTCGTATCCGTAACCTCGACACCAGATTTTTCTGCCTTTCGGACCGCGCCTCGCACCCGCTTGTTGTAGGCGTGCCAGAGGGTATCAACATCCTCGCTCGTTTTCAAGAGATGCGTGAAGTGGTGTGTACACTCGTAGCCTGCCTTGGTGAAATAACTCCCATAAGTTGCGGTGTGTTCTGGCGTTAGCGTCCAGCGAATCTCACACCATCCGTTCTTCAGTGCTGCTGTCTCAATCGACCTTACGAGTGTCTCAGGGTTCACATCTACTGAATTCATCAGATGGATGCCTCCGGACAGGTTCCACGGCATCGACTGCCAGAGACGGATACCCGGTATTGGTTGAAATACAAACGCGGGTATTCCGCCTATCACGGAATCTGCTTCTTTGATGAGCAGATAGACCGGTGTGAGTTGTTTGAAGGCACTATCTAATGCATTTCGCCACGCAAGGCTTTGGAAGGCAGTCGTATTTGAACACTGCTGTATAATCGCGTCCCACTCGTCCTGATTCCGATGGGTAAGAGGTTCTATCGTGTACACAAGCCTGTGAGATTATGCCACCAATGCGGCGAAGAGTGCCTTGATGTAGCCGACGGAATAGGCTAATCCGACATCACCTTCTAATTTCGGAATATGATCGGCATTGATGCATCCGTCGAACCCGACCTTTTGGAGTTCTTGGATGATTTTGAAGACGTTCATATCGCCGTCATCAAGGAGGACTTCCTCAAACGCACCGGCTGTTGCGAGACTGCCACGGACGTTCCGCAAGTGAACCATGAAGATGCGTCCTTTGCGTCCGTAGTTGTTGAGTTCGTCGAGGACGATGGCACTGCCTCCGGCTTCAGCGCGGGTACCACAGCAGTAAAGATAGCCGACATTTCTGCTTGGGAAGGCATCGATAACACGATGAAAACCGAGACCCCCTAACGGCGTGTCTGGGTTCGGTACGTCTGATGGATGGATAGCGAGTTTGATGTCAAGTTCATCGGCGATAGGAACGAGCGCGCCGTAGATTTCACTGAACCGTTTCCACCATTCGTCAAGTGCCTCCATTGTGGGTGTCGGCGGCGGGTTTTTGGTCGCAGCACGGCTCTCACCGCGGGACGTATAACCGCCTCTGTGAACCGAGGAATAGCGCGTCATGAGATAATCGAACGTATCTCCCCAGAACCGCTGGCGTGCGATAGGCACTCCCGCTTCAGCGAAGACTCGCAGCGCGTTGCACGTGTTTTCGAGTTCTTTTTCGCCGTCGGGTTGTCCGGTCATAAATTTTTCTGTGATATTCGGAAGCGTCACGCGATTGATGTCGAGACCCCACGCGCGTATCCGTTTTTTGATTTTCAGAACCTCATATAAGTCGGGGTACCCCTGTTCGTCGACCCCAGGGAAAGCGTTTCCGCTTCCGAAGTCGATGCAATCTGCACCGAGTTGTGTGACCTGTTTGAGGTAGCTCTCTGAAAGTCCACCATCCCAGACTGAAATTTTCATTTTTTTAACTTTCCTTTTCCATTACTAAACTTTGGACAATTTTTAGGGGAACACACATTTCGCCCCGCTGGGGCTAAAGAGGTGGGCGTATTGCATTTCTATAAACATTCCGCCCCGGAATCAACGGTATGAATGCGCGTGTGGCATTCACCGGGGGCTGCCTTTTGATGCATCTGAGTTTCTTTTTCGGTGGATTGCGTTCGTGTCAGGAACTCGTAGAAAAAACACAATCCCTTAGAAACTCAACTCATACGCGACACGATATTGTCCAAACTTTAGTTTATCATTAAAGAGGCAATGGAACGGGTCGTCCGCTCTCAACGGATTGGTATGCTGCTAATGCGATTTCGACTGCGGCGCGACCGTCTAACCCTGTGATCGGCGGTGGTGTATCGTTGCGGATTGCATCCACAAAGACACGAATCTCCTCTTGAACGGGTGGTGGCACTTCAATGTCTGAAATTTTGATCTGTCGTCCTTCACCTTCAAAGGGTTTGATCTGGATAGTTGCATCACTCCCCCAAGTCTGTGGGAAATAGATGGAACCGCCTTCGCAATCGACACGGCCGCCGTATCCACCAACCGCGGAAACGTGACTGGAATGGAGCAGACCTACCGCGCCGCTTTCAAAATTCAAGGAAGCCAGTACAACGTCGGGATAATCGCTCTCTTTCTGGACGTACTGCCCCCCCGCGGCATAGACGGCGTTAACATCACCACAGGTCCAGCGCATGAAGTCGATTTCATGGGCATTGATTTCCATGAGACTTCCACCGGACTTTGCGCGTTCTAATCGCCACGGAACATAGCTTCCGCCGCCACGCCAGGGTCCTCCGATCCGATGTACCATCATACAGACAGGCGCGCCGAGTTCACCGCTTTGGACAATCTCACGCACTTTGGAATGCGTCGCGTGATAACGACACACCAAGCCGATCGTGAGTTTGACACTGTTATCTTCCGCAGCGGCGAGCATCGCGTCGCAATCGGGAAGCGTCGGTGCCATCGGTTTCTCGGAAAAGACGTGTTTGCCAGCATTCGCGGCATCGACTGCCATCCGTGCGTGCATAAAAGGTGGCGACGCTATCAGCACTGCTTGAATCCGATCATTGGCAAGTAGTTCGTGGTAATCCAACGTGTAGGATGCATTGAGGTCTGCAGATAGTTTTTCTGCCAAGGTTTCTTGCAGATCGCTGACGCAGATAACCTCTATCCCTTCGACGGCGTGTGCGCTGGTAGCGAGGCTTCTGCCCATACCGCCGCAACCGATAACACCAACTCCAATTGTTTCCATGATTTTAATTTTCCTTGCGGTTCGTTAGTGTTTGGATGGAAGTGTGGAAGGTTGGAAGTATGGATGACTTCGGCTTCCAATCTTCCAATCTAAGACCTTCCAATCCCTCCGACTATCTCCGTCTCGCCTTTATATGTCCCCATGTGACGCTGAGATGGTCTGCAGAAGGACTCACATCGAGTCCGGTCGCTTTCATGTTGTTTTCGACCTCTGCTGAAGTCAGGACTCGGTCGTAGATACGGAATTCATCGATGTATCCCTGAATCGTATCGCAATCGCAGCCATCAGAGCGGTCGCCGATACCGAGAAGCAGTCCACCTTTGGGAAGTTTCCCACCCTTCATGGCGTACTTTTTCTCTAATTTCCCATTTACGTAGTAGTGAACGGTTGAACCGTCGTAGGTGCCAGTGAGGTGCAACCATTCCTCAAGCGGAATGTCTTCCAACACGTTGTCTTTTGCGGCTTGTGTTGACTGACCACCTGCCCGAATGAAAAAGCCGTGCTGGTTGTCATCGTCATCATAATAGAGGCTTGCCACTGCGGTATTGGAAGGCATGTCGTCGAGTGAGATAATTCGGTTCCAACTATCATCTAAGGCGTTGATATAGACCCAGCACTCAAGGCTAATTTCTTCCCAATCGCGATCAATTGTGGGTGGTGTTGAATCTTCTACGAGGAATCGGTCGACACTCCCATCGAAAAGGATACACTCGCCGACTTTGCAATCCGAAGCGGGTGCGAGTTCGGGGTCCCCGTGGACAGCGGCAGCTAATCCTGATAAGAGATCTACTGCTTCTGTTTTTATCTTTACGGTGTCCTTGTCAAAAGTCCAGTAAGCGACTAAACCGTCCTCGACTGCCCCGATAATCGCGTCAACAGGTTGTACATTCCACACGAAGCAGGTTAGCAGGAGGCAGGTTATTGTGAAAAATCGCAGGACGTTTACAAAATATCTCTGTTGGTAACGGGTGCTATCTTTTCCAAACATGATGTCCTCCTTGTATCGGTTGTTGGTTATAGGTCGCGCATGGCGCGTTCCCGTCGGTCGTCTCTTCGACGTTCACGTTCTTCGTCAGAGATTTGACCGTACTGCTCAGAGACAACGGGTCGGTATTCGGCGACCTCGTGTCTCCGTTTGAAGACTCGGAAAAAGTCGAAACGGGTTAGGGTCCGCGGGATGTTCCCCGGACAGAGTGCATGGAGTCCGACATGCACCGACCTGCCCATGCCGACGTTTGTTTGGCCGCAACTTTTCCACTGAATGCCGTCCTCACTGGCGAAAGCGGAAAATTGGTTACCTCTCCGCTCCATCCGTAAGAAGAGCTCTCGGACGTTCCTGAGTCCCCTACTCCTTCCACGGAGATGGAGAACGCGGTTAACGTGGCGTTCAAATCGGACATCGCCTCTGAAAGCATGGGGCCCCGAGGTCTTTTCTAAACGGAGGAACCTGTTTGGATTTTTCCATATCAGTATCCCCCCATGTTCTCTGAGCTGCGGCGTGATTCGCATGCGGGTTTCAACGGCAAAGTCTCCAGGCACTTCCATAAGGAGCCGTGGGGCACTCATATCACCGCTATTGCCATCTGGACCGTGCCAGAGGTCTTGCCCGGGATCCGTTCGCATTTCGAGGTAACCTTGGCGTTCTGCCCATGCGCCGCCGCCTTTTGGATCTTCCCATCGCCATTCTGGACGCATACGGTTGCCAATGAACTCGTCTTCAAACACCATCTCCGTGAATTCGCCAGAGGATGCCCACCCTTCAATCTTAATGGCAGAGATAGAGTCTCCGAAATTCTGAGGGAGTAAATGTAGGTTTGGGAGTTCTTTTTTATACTCTGAGGGTTCCATACGAATCATTAGGCTTTGCCCTTCAAATTCAGGGTGTTCGTAAAAGACGACATCTGCGCCGTCTGGTGGGAAGTCTGGTCCTTTAAAAATGCGGATTGACGAAATACGGTCTTCAAACCAAGTTCGACCTTGCGCATCTCGTAAATTGGCGATGTCGCGTAAGATTGTGATTTTTCTGCCGCGGAAGTTAGTGTGCTCATAACAGTCTACAATCATGGGGACCGTCCCCCATTCGGGTCCAACGACCTCTAAACTGGAGCCGAAGTTGATCGATGAGATTCTGTCTGCGAAGTTGTAAGCAACATCGTGTAGATTCGGATAAAACCCTGGACCGAGTGCTAACTTCTGACCGCGGAAGTGACGATGCTGGTAGAGGATAACCTTATAGTTCGGGTTCGACGAGAAATTGGGTCCCTTATAAACGCGAACAGAAGATATATTATCTTGAAATCCAATATCTCGCGTAAAGGGAACGGGTTCTACAACATACCCCATTCTGCCGCGGAAGTTTGTATGCTGGAACACCTCGACAACCAGGCGCGGTATGACAATTGGCATTTTTTACTCCTATTTTTAGTGGCTGTCAGCAGTCAGCGTCATAGCAGTCAGCCTTCAGCGGTCAGCGTTATAGCAGTCAGCAATCAACTGATAACTATTTTCAAGTTTTGCTTGCGCTGACTTTGTAGGAAGTCGTGATTTGGAGATGATTCCTACGTATCGTTTATATTTTAGATTCAACCCTTGTGCGCTAAGTAGTGTCGTGTATCTATTTGTTTTCATGTGTTACTGATTGTTGCCTCGTAGATTTGGGCGTATCCGCTTCGATCAGATGTAAATACCACATACTTCCCGTCGGGACTGAAAGACGGGTGTGGATGTGTATGCTGCGGCGCATATACCGGAATTGGGCCTGCTGTGTAAGGAAAAGGTCCGTTCCAATGTTCACCGATAGATGAAGCACCCGGATAGCATAACGTCTCCGGTTTACCGACCCCGTCACGAGCGTCAAAAATTTGGATGCCGATATCCGGGAAGTTCGTATCTGCTACCATGCGTGTGCCGGTGTGATTGCTGATGGCGTGCCAAGCATTGACTGTTGTTACCTGTCGTTCTATGCCTGTATCAACATTGACGCATCG
The Candidatus Poribacteria bacterium genome window above contains:
- a CDS encoding mannonate dehydratase produces the protein MKISVWDGGLSESYLKQVTQLGADCIDFGSGNAFPGVDEQGYPDLYEVLKIKKRIRAWGLDINRVTLPNITEKFMTGQPDGEKELENTCNALRVFAEAGVPIARQRFWGDTFDYLMTRYSSVHRGGYTSRGESRAATKNPPPTPTMEALDEWWKRFSEIYGALVPIADELDIKLAIHPSDVPNPDTPLGGLGFHRVIDAFPSRNVGYLYCCGTRAEAGGSAIVLDELNNYGRKGRIFMVHLRNVRGSLATAGAFEEVLLDDGDMNVFKIIQELQKVGFDGCINADHIPKLEGDVGLAYSVGYIKALFAALVA
- a CDS encoding Gfo/Idh/MocA family oxidoreductase, whose product is METIGVGVIGCGGMGRSLATSAHAVEGIEVICVSDLQETLAEKLSADLNASYTLDYHELLANDRIQAVLIASPPFMHARMAVDAANAGKHVFSEKPMAPTLPDCDAMLAAAEDNSVKLTIGLVCRYHATHSKVREIVQSGELGAPVCMMVHRIGGPWRGGGSYVPWRLERAKSGGSLMEINAHEIDFMRWTCGDVNAVYAAGGQYVQKESDYPDVVLASLNFESGAVGLLHSSHVSAVGGYGGRVDCEGGSIYFPQTWGSDATIQIKPFEGEGRQIKISDIEVPPPVQEEIRVFVDAIRNDTPPPITGLDGRAAVEIALAAYQSVESGRPVPLPL
- a CDS encoding LamG domain-containing protein yields the protein MFGKDSTRYQQRYFVNVLRFFTITCLLLTCFVWNVQPVDAIIGAVEDGLVAYWTFDKDTVKIKTEAVDLLSGLAAAVHGDPELAPASDCKVGECILFDGSVDRFLVEDSTPPTIDRDWEEISLECWVYINALDDSWNRIISLDDMPSNTAVASLYYDDDDNQHGFFIRAGGQSTQAAKDNVLEDIPLEEWLHLTGTYDGSTVHYYVNGKLEKKYAMKGGKLPKGGLLLGIGDRSDGCDCDTIQGYIDEFRIYDRVLTSAEVENNMKATGLDVSPSADHLSVTWGHIKARRR
- a CDS encoding beta/gamma crystallin-related protein — translated: MPIVIPRLVVEVFQHTNFRGRMGYVVEPVPFTRDIGFQDNISSVRVYKGPNFSSNPNYKVILYQHRHFRGQKLALGPGFYPNLHDVAYNFADRISSINFGSSLEVVGPEWGTVPMIVDCYEHTNFRGRKITILRDIANLRDAQGRTWFEDRISSIRIFKGPDFPPDGADVVFYEHPEFEGQSLMIRMEPSEYKKELPNLHLLPQNFGDSISAIKIEGWASSGEFTEMVFEDEFIGNRMRPEWRWEDPKGGGAWAERQGYLEMRTDPGQDLWHGPDGNSGDMSAPRLLMEVPGDFAVETRMRITPQLREHGGILIWKNPNRFLRLEKTSGPHAFRGDVRFERHVNRVLHLRGRSRGLRNVRELFLRMERRGNQFSAFASEDGIQWKSCGQTNVGMGRSVHVGLHALCPGNIPRTLTRFDFFRVFKRRHEVAEYRPVVSEQYGQISDEERERRRDDRRERAMRDL